From one Coffea eugenioides isolate CCC68of chromosome 11, Ceug_1.0, whole genome shotgun sequence genomic stretch:
- the LOC113751894 gene encoding uncharacterized protein LOC113751894 produces the protein MSRTLSSYPDLWQDRALESFQKFSPPKFLGGPDPYEAEKWLEAMINIFTALNYTEERQVQFAVFQFEGPARAWWNVVRAKWEREGTVWTWLNFVRDFNEKYLPPIVQEKREDDFIKLRQGMMSVTEYETQFTKLSKFAPELIATEPRKVRRFIQGLNVELQEALAAAQINTFTEVLEKAQRIETARAHMKNFHAKRK, from the coding sequence ATGAGTCGTACCTTATCTAGTTATCCTGATTTGTGGCAggatagagccttggagagTTTCCAGAAATTCTCTCCACCTAAATTCTTAGGAGGACCAGACCCGTATGAGGCTGAGAAGTGGCTTGAggccatgataaatatttttacTGCCCTGAACTATACGGAGGAGAGACAGGTTCAATTTGCTGTATTTCAGTTCGAGGGACCAGCTAGGGCCTGGTGGAACGTAGTAAGGGCCAAATGGGAGAGAGAAGGAACTGTATGGACTTGGCTAAACTTTGTGCGGGATTTTAACGAGAAATATCTTCCTCCTATTGTCCAAGAGAAACgagaggacgatttcattaaaCTTCGTCAAGGAATGAtgagtgtaactgagtatgagactcagtttaccaAATTGTCTAAATTCGCTCCCGAGCTGATTGCTACGGAGCCAAGGAAAGTACGGAGGTTTATACAAGGGCTAAATGTGGAATTACAGGAAGCCTTAGCGGCAGCTCAGAtcaatacgtttacggaggtctTGGAAAAGGCCCAAAGGATAGAAACTGCTAGGGCCCACATGAAGAATTTCCACGCCAAACGAAAATGA